Proteins from a genomic interval of Polaribacter sejongensis:
- the nusA gene encoding transcription termination factor NusA: MENIALIDSFSEFKDNKSIDRVTLMSILEEVFRAALKRKFGSDDNFDIIINPDKGDLEIWRNRVVVADGFSEDDNEEIELAEARLIEPDFEIGEDVSEEVKLIDLGRRAILALRQNLISKIYEHDSTNIFKQFKDLEGELYTAEVHHIRHNAIILLDDEGNEIVLPKSEQIRSDFFRKGDSVKGIIKTVELRGNKPAIILSRTSPVFLNKLFEQEIPEVFDGLITVEGVARIPGEKAKVAVDSYDDRIDPVGACVGVKGSRIHGIVRELGNENIDVINYTKNEQLFISRALSPAKVTSMEIEMFEEERNGKKGRVSVLLKPEEVSKAIGRGGVNIRLASELTGYEIDVKREGLEEEDVELTEFGDEIEDWVIAEFKKIGLDTARSVLETSVAELVKRTDLEEETITDVQKILKEEFED; the protein is encoded by the coding sequence ATGGAGAATATAGCATTAATTGATTCGTTTTCAGAATTTAAAGATAACAAGAGTATAGACAGAGTAACATTAATGTCTATTTTAGAAGAAGTTTTTAGAGCTGCCCTAAAACGTAAGTTTGGTTCGGATGATAATTTTGATATAATTATTAACCCAGATAAAGGAGATTTAGAAATTTGGAGAAATAGAGTTGTTGTTGCAGATGGTTTTTCTGAAGATGATAATGAAGAAATTGAATTAGCGGAAGCAAGATTAATTGAGCCAGATTTTGAAATTGGTGAAGATGTATCTGAAGAAGTTAAGTTGATAGATTTAGGTAGAAGAGCTATCTTAGCATTACGTCAGAACTTAATTTCTAAAATTTATGAACACGATAGTACAAATATCTTTAAACAATTTAAGGATTTAGAAGGCGAGTTGTATACTGCCGAAGTACATCACATTCGTCACAATGCAATTATTTTGCTTGATGATGAAGGAAACGAAATTGTATTACCAAAAAGTGAACAAATTCGTTCAGACTTTTTTAGAAAAGGAGATTCTGTAAAAGGAATTATTAAAACGGTAGAATTAAGAGGAAACAAACCAGCGATTATCTTATCTAGAACATCGCCTGTTTTCTTAAATAAATTATTTGAGCAAGAAATTCCAGAAGTTTTTGATGGTTTAATTACTGTTGAGGGAGTTGCAAGAATACCAGGAGAAAAAGCAAAAGTAGCGGTAGATTCTTATGATGATAGAATAGATCCTGTTGGAGCTTGTGTTGGTGTTAAAGGTTCAAGAATTCATGGTATTGTACGTGAATTAGGTAATGAGAATATAGATGTTATTAACTATACCAAAAACGAGCAGTTATTTATTTCAAGAGCATTAAGTCCTGCAAAAGTGACTTCAATGGAAATAGAAATGTTTGAAGAAGAAAGAAATGGTAAAAAAGGACGTGTAAGCGTTTTATTAAAACCAGAAGAAGTTTCTAAAGCAATTGGTAGAGGTGGTGTAAATATTCGTTTGGCAAGTGAGTTAACAGGTTACGAAATAGACGTTAAGAGAGAAGGTCTAGAAGAAGAAGACGTAGAGTTAACAGAATTTGGAGACGAAATTGAAGATTGGGTTATTGCCGAATTCAAAAAGATTGGTTTAGATACTGCTAGAAGCGTATTAGAAACTAGTGTTGCAGAGTTGGTAAAAAGAACCGATTTAGAAGAAGAAACAATTACGGATGTTCAAAAAATCTTGAAAGAAGAATTTGAGGACTAA
- the rimP gene encoding ribosome assembly cofactor RimP has translation MDQTKVRNLVEEALAENESLYLIDLSISENNKIQVTVDGDNGVPLSECIRISKSVDGNFDREEEDFSLEVSTPDISHPLKVKRQYIKNINRILKVKTSEEEFEGTLVEADEDKIVLNWKAREPKPIGKGKVTVTKTATLAYKDIIEAKVKIVF, from the coding sequence ATGGACCAAACCAAAGTAAGAAATTTAGTAGAGGAAGCACTGGCCGAGAATGAGTCGTTATATTTGATAGATTTGTCTATCTCAGAAAACAACAAAATTCAGGTTACAGTAGATGGTGATAATGGTGTTCCTTTAAGTGAATGCATTAGAATTAGTAAAAGTGTAGATGGTAATTTTGACAGAGAAGAAGAAGATTTTTCTCTAGAGGTTTCTACACCAGACATATCGCATCCACTAAAAGTGAAGAGACAATATATTAAAAACATCAATAGAATACTTAAAGTAAAAACTTCTGAAGAAGAATTTGAAGGGACTTTGGTAGAAGCGGATGAGGATAAAATTGTTTTAAATTGGAAAGCAAGAGAGCCAAAGCCAATAGGTAAAGGGAAGGTTACTGTAACAAAAACAGCAACTTTAGCCTATAAGGATATTATAGAAGCAAAAGTGAAGATTGTATTTTAA
- a CDS encoding universal stress protein yields MKKILVPIDFSKTSEYACKMAEKIAAKTKATVYLIHLIELPKGITDMGSGSKFSIPESMLYLRKVREKVLEFKENFFSKDTHVKYFIKLNNPFEGIQKYAYKIDTDLIIMGSKGHSELEEMLIGSNTEKVVRNSKRPVIVVKKDSKKFKLKNLVFASNFKEENKEVFGKFVDFSKIFNSNIHLLKINTPANFQSTSEAKQKIKDFISDYNLPKHKINVYSDVSVEKGILNFSKDVNADLIALSTHGRSGLAHLFTGSVIKNLTKNALKPMLTIKV; encoded by the coding sequence ATGAAAAAAATTTTAGTCCCAATAGATTTCTCTAAAACTTCTGAATACGCATGTAAAATGGCCGAAAAAATAGCAGCAAAAACAAAGGCCACCGTTTATCTTATTCATTTAATAGAACTTCCTAAGGGTATTACAGACATGGGATCTGGAAGTAAATTTAGTATTCCTGAAAGCATGTTGTATTTAAGAAAAGTTAGAGAAAAGGTACTAGAATTTAAAGAGAACTTTTTTAGCAAAGACACCCATGTTAAATATTTTATAAAACTAAACAATCCTTTTGAGGGCATACAAAAATATGCCTATAAAATTGATACAGATTTAATAATAATGGGTTCTAAAGGTCATTCTGAACTAGAAGAAATGCTTATTGGCTCTAATACAGAAAAAGTAGTACGAAATTCTAAAAGACCAGTTATTGTTGTAAAAAAAGACAGTAAAAAGTTCAAATTAAAAAATTTAGTTTTCGCATCTAACTTCAAAGAAGAGAATAAAGAAGTGTTTGGTAAGTTTGTCGATTTTTCAAAAATTTTTAATAGCAATATTCATTTACTAAAAATAAATACTCCCGCAAACTTTCAATCAACTTCGGAAGCAAAACAAAAAATAAAAGATTTTATTTCTGATTACAATTTACCAAAACATAAAATAAACGTGTACAGTGATGTTTCAGTAGAAAAAGGCATTTTAAACTTTTCTAAAGACGTTAATGCGGACTTAATTGCTTTAAGTACTCATGGTAGAAGTGGGTTAGCTCATTTATTTACAGGTAGTGTTATTAAAAACCTGACTAAAAACGCTTTAAAACCTATGCTAACAATTAAGGTTTAA
- a CDS encoding NADP-dependent glyceraldehyde-3-phosphate dehydrogenase, with the protein MKKQFTEIPEAYKITSLLHQKTYLVSGELKEWKGETTEVYSTISSTKEYKPTLLGTVPNLTGEEGLEALNSAYRAYDKGQGLWPTMRVADRIECMEEFAEQMKTKRDEVVKLLMWEIGKALPDSEKEFDRTIEYIYDTIEDYKQMDRDSAKFEKSSGVHAHIRRGPLGVVLCLGPYNYPLNETFALLIPALIMGNTAVFKPAKHGVLLLSPLLEAFQNSFPEGVVNIIYGRGRVLATPIMKTGKVDVLALIGNSKSANAIQANHPFKNRLRLVLGLEAKNPGIVLPDADLDLAIDECLSGATSFNGQRCTALKILYVHEHIVDKFNKRFAKRVDALKFGNPWEDGVKLTPLPEPEKPAYIQELIDDATSKGAKVINKKGGKTSENYIFPAVLYPVSKDMRVFKEEQFGPVTPIVSFKNIQEPLDDMAESNYGQQVSVFGSEVKTLAPLIDTLVNLVCRVNLNSAAQRGPDAYPFTGRKDSAVSTLSVHDALRSFSIRTFVASKDTPYNNAILEELLDKKASNFISTDYLL; encoded by the coding sequence ATGAAGAAACAATTTACAGAGATTCCAGAAGCATATAAGATAACATCACTATTGCACCAAAAAACATATTTAGTTAGTGGTGAGTTAAAGGAGTGGAAAGGTGAAACTACAGAAGTATATTCTACAATTTCATCAACAAAAGAATACAAACCAACATTATTGGGTACTGTTCCTAATTTAACAGGAGAAGAAGGTCTAGAAGCATTAAATTCTGCTTATAGAGCTTATGATAAAGGGCAGGGTTTGTGGCCTACAATGCGAGTTGCAGACAGAATTGAATGTATGGAGGAGTTTGCAGAGCAAATGAAAACCAAACGAGATGAAGTTGTAAAACTGCTAATGTGGGAAATAGGAAAGGCATTACCAGATTCTGAAAAAGAATTTGATAGAACCATCGAATATATCTACGATACTATTGAAGACTATAAGCAAATGGATAGAGATTCTGCTAAGTTTGAAAAAAGTAGTGGAGTACACGCGCATATTAGACGTGGTCCTTTAGGTGTCGTTTTATGTTTAGGACCTTATAATTATCCTTTAAACGAAACGTTCGCCTTGTTGATTCCTGCATTAATTATGGGAAATACAGCTGTTTTTAAACCTGCAAAACATGGGGTTTTATTATTATCTCCGTTGTTAGAAGCTTTTCAAAATAGTTTTCCAGAAGGTGTGGTAAATATCATTTATGGTAGAGGTAGAGTTTTAGCTACGCCTATTATGAAAACAGGTAAAGTAGATGTGTTGGCCTTAATTGGTAACAGTAAGTCTGCAAATGCAATTCAAGCAAATCACCCTTTTAAAAACAGATTACGTTTGGTATTAGGTTTAGAAGCTAAAAATCCTGGAATTGTATTGCCGGACGCAGATTTAGATTTGGCAATAGATGAATGTCTTTCTGGAGCAACTTCTTTTAACGGACAACGTTGTACTGCTTTGAAAATTTTATATGTACATGAACATATTGTAGATAAATTTAACAAACGATTTGCAAAAAGAGTTGATGCATTAAAATTTGGAAATCCATGGGAAGACGGTGTAAAGTTAACGCCTCTACCAGAACCAGAAAAACCAGCATATATTCAAGAATTAATTGACGATGCGACTTCTAAAGGAGCAAAAGTGATTAATAAAAAAGGAGGTAAAACTTCTGAAAACTATATTTTTCCAGCTGTTTTATATCCAGTATCTAAAGATATGAGAGTTTTTAAAGAAGAGCAATTTGGACCAGTAACGCCTATTGTTTCTTTTAAAAATATTCAAGAGCCTTTAGATGATATGGCAGAATCTAACTACGGACAACAAGTAAGTGTTTTTGGTAGTGAAGTAAAAACTTTGGCACCGTTAATTGATACTTTGGTTAATTTAGTGTGTAGAGTGAACTTAAATAGTGCGGCCCAAAGAGGTCCAGATGCATATCCGTTTACGGGAAGAAAAGACTCTGCAGTGTCAACTTTAAGTGTACATGATGCTTTGCGTTCTTTTTCTATTAGAACGTTTGTAGCCTCTAAAGATACACCTTACAACAATGCTATTTTAGAAGAGTTGTTAGATAAAAAGGCATCTAATTTTATAAGTACAGATTATCTTTTGTAA
- the ilvA gene encoding threonine ammonia-lyase IlvA — MQTNQIYYPSLESVKEALENLKGVAFETPLSKNFNLSKELAATILFKREDLQVVRSYKIRGAYNKMSSLTLDEKQRGIVCASAGNHAQGVALSCKLLQIKGTIFMPSPTPNQKINQVKMFGEDFIEIVIEGDTFDDASDAAKIECDSKNKTFIHPFNDEKVIEGQATVGLEVLNQTKEKIDYVFVPIGGGGLSAGLSSVFKYLSPETKIIGVEPEGAPSMLTSLQNKENTTLDKIDAFVDGAAVKRVGDLNFAICQQNLTEVITVPEGKICQTILDLYNKDAIVVEPAGALSIAALDFFADKIKGKNVVCVVSGSNNDITRTAEIKERALLYANLKHYFIVKFPQRAGALKEFVVEILGPNDDITHFEYTKKNNRTNGSAVVGLELKSSQDLAPLIERMKENNFFGDYLNDKPDLFQFLV; from the coding sequence ATGCAAACAAACCAAATTTATTATCCAAGTTTAGAAAGTGTAAAAGAGGCTTTAGAAAACTTAAAAGGTGTCGCTTTTGAGACGCCGCTTAGTAAAAACTTTAATTTATCAAAAGAGCTAGCAGCAACCATTCTTTTTAAAAGAGAAGACTTGCAGGTGGTACGTTCTTATAAGATTAGAGGGGCATATAATAAGATGTCTTCTTTAACTTTAGATGAAAAACAGCGAGGAATTGTTTGTGCAAGCGCTGGTAATCATGCACAAGGAGTCGCTTTGTCTTGTAAGTTATTGCAGATTAAGGGAACTATCTTTATGCCGTCTCCAACACCAAATCAGAAAATTAACCAAGTAAAAATGTTTGGTGAAGATTTTATTGAAATTGTAATTGAGGGAGATACTTTTGATGATGCTTCTGATGCTGCAAAAATAGAGTGTGATTCTAAAAATAAAACGTTTATCCATCCTTTTAATGATGAAAAGGTGATAGAAGGTCAGGCTACTGTTGGTTTAGAAGTTTTAAATCAAACTAAAGAGAAAATTGATTATGTTTTTGTGCCTATTGGCGGTGGAGGTTTGTCTGCAGGATTGTCTTCTGTTTTTAAATACCTATCACCAGAAACAAAAATAATTGGTGTTGAGCCAGAGGGAGCTCCTTCTATGCTGACATCTCTTCAAAATAAAGAAAATACTACGCTAGATAAAATTGATGCTTTTGTTGATGGAGCTGCTGTAAAGAGAGTAGGCGATTTGAATTTTGCTATTTGTCAACAAAACCTAACAGAAGTAATTACAGTTCCAGAGGGTAAAATATGTCAGACTATTTTAGATTTGTATAATAAAGATGCCATTGTAGTAGAGCCTGCAGGTGCATTAAGTATTGCTGCTTTAGATTTTTTTGCTGATAAAATTAAAGGAAAAAACGTGGTTTGTGTAGTTAGTGGTAGTAATAATGATATTACAAGAACTGCAGAAATTAAAGAACGTGCATTACTGTATGCAAATCTTAAGCATTATTTTATAGTAAAGTTTCCACAAAGAGCAGGAGCGTTAAAAGAATTTGTAGTAGAGATTTTAGGTCCTAATGATGATATCACTCATTTTGAATATACCAAAAAGAATAATAGAACAAATGGGTCTGCTGTGGTTGGTTTAGAGTTAAAATCTTCTCAAGATTTAGCTCCTTTAATTGAAAGAATGAAAGAAAACAATTTCTTTGGCGACTACCTAAATGACAAGCCAGATTTATTTCAATTTTTGGTATAA
- the ilvC gene encoding ketol-acid reductoisomerase: MSNYFNTLTLREQLEQLGKCRFMDASEFEDGVEALKGKKIVIVGCGAQGLNQGLNMRESGLDISYTLRQAAIDQKRQSYINASSNNFEVGSYEEMLPSADVVINLTPDKQHTNVVTAVMPLMKKGATLSYSHGFNIVEEGMQVREDLTVIMVAPKSPGSEVREEYKRGFGVPTLIAVHPENDPQGKGWAEAKAYAVATGGHKAGVLQSSFVAEVKSDLMGEQTILCGLLQTGAILSFDKMVEEGIEPGYAAKLIQYGWETVTEALKHGGITNMMDRLSNPAKVEAFRLSEELKDIMRPLFQKHMDDIMTGHFSQTMMEDWANDDKNLLTWRAATGETAFEKQEITSDEISEQEYFDHGTLLVAFVRAGVELAFEAMTESGIIAASAYYESLHETPLIANTIARMKLAEMNRVISDTAEYGCYLFDHACKPLLTDFMKNVKTDIIGKSFSSENGVDNQELIRINAIIRNHPVEVVGAKLRASMTAMKVIKTA; this comes from the coding sequence ATGTCAAATTATTTTAACACATTAACATTAAGAGAGCAATTAGAACAATTAGGGAAATGTCGTTTTATGGACGCTTCAGAATTTGAAGACGGAGTAGAAGCATTGAAAGGGAAGAAAATTGTGATTGTAGGTTGTGGTGCACAAGGTTTAAACCAAGGTTTAAATATGAGAGAATCTGGTTTAGATATTTCTTATACATTAAGACAGGCTGCTATAGATCAAAAAAGACAGTCTTATATTAACGCATCTTCAAATAATTTTGAAGTTGGTAGTTATGAAGAAATGTTACCAAGTGCAGATGTGGTTATTAATTTAACGCCAGATAAACAACATACAAATGTTGTAACTGCAGTAATGCCTTTAATGAAAAAAGGAGCGACATTATCGTATTCTCATGGTTTTAATATCGTTGAGGAAGGAATGCAAGTTCGTGAAGATTTAACCGTAATTATGGTGGCGCCAAAGTCTCCAGGATCTGAAGTTAGAGAAGAATATAAAAGAGGATTCGGAGTACCAACATTAATCGCAGTACATCCAGAAAATGATCCACAAGGAAAAGGTTGGGCAGAAGCAAAAGCATACGCTGTTGCAACAGGAGGTCATAAAGCGGGAGTTTTACAATCTTCTTTTGTTGCTGAGGTAAAATCTGATTTAATGGGAGAGCAAACTATTTTATGTGGTTTGTTACAAACAGGAGCAATTTTATCTTTTGATAAAATGGTTGAAGAAGGAATTGAGCCAGGTTATGCTGCTAAATTAATTCAGTATGGTTGGGAAACTGTAACTGAAGCTTTAAAGCATGGTGGAATTACCAATATGATGGACAGATTGTCTAATCCTGCAAAAGTTGAAGCTTTTAGATTATCTGAAGAATTAAAAGACATTATGCGTCCGTTGTTTCAAAAACATATGGATGATATTATGACAGGGCACTTCTCTCAAACAATGATGGAAGACTGGGCTAATGATGATAAAAACTTATTAACTTGGAGAGCAGCAACAGGAGAAACTGCTTTTGAAAAACAAGAAATTACAAGTGATGAAATTTCTGAACAAGAATACTTCGATCACGGAACTTTATTAGTTGCTTTTGTAAGAGCTGGTGTAGAGTTAGCTTTCGAAGCAATGACAGAATCTGGTATTATTGCTGCTTCTGCTTATTATGAGTCTTTACACGAAACGCCATTAATTGCAAATACAATTGCAAGAATGAAATTGGCAGAAATGAACCGTGTAATTTCTGATACTGCAGAATATGGTTGTTATTTATTTGACCATGCTTGTAAGCCTTTATTAACAGACTTTATGAAGAATGTAAAAACTGATATTATTGGTAAATCTTTTAGCTCAGAAAATGGAGTTGATAACCAAGAATTAATTAGAATTAATGCTATTATTAGAAACCATCCAGTAGAAGTAGTAGGAGCAAAATTAAGAGCTTCTATGACAGCTATGAAAGTTATAAAAACGGCTTAA
- the ilvN gene encoding acetolactate synthase small subunit has protein sequence MSTEKQFYTVSIYTENNIGLLNRISAIFQRRHINIESLNTSPSEIPGVSKFTIVVSMTEENIKKIIGQIEKQVEVIKAYYHNDDETIYQISGLFKIKSELLFEEPQIQNIIKKSHARIVTVNTEFFVLEKSGKKEEIVALYDQLSVFGIMQYTRSGRVAITKEEMKISALLETYNN, from the coding sequence ATGAGTACAGAAAAACAATTTTACACAGTATCTATTTATACTGAAAATAATATTGGATTGTTGAATAGAATTTCAGCAATTTTCCAAAGAAGACACATTAATATTGAGAGTTTAAATACGTCTCCATCAGAAATACCGGGTGTTTCTAAATTTACCATTGTTGTAAGTATGACAGAGGAAAATATTAAGAAAATTATTGGTCAGATAGAGAAGCAGGTAGAGGTTATTAAAGCGTATTATCATAATGATGATGAAACAATTTATCAGATTTCTGGGTTGTTTAAAATTAAATCTGAATTGTTATTTGAAGAACCTCAAATTCAGAATATCATTAAAAAGAGCCACGCAAGAATTGTTACTGTAAATACTGAGTTTTTTGTGTTGGAAAAATCAGGAAAAAAAGAAGAAATAGTAGCACTATATGATCAATTAAGCGTTTTTGGTATTATGCAATATACACGTTCAGGACGTGTTGCTATTACTAAAGAAGAAATGAAAATATCAGCATTACTAGAAACATACAACAACTAA
- the ilvB gene encoding biosynthetic-type acetolactate synthase large subunit, whose amino-acid sequence METQTIQNKQNTAKVTERISGSEAIVRCLIAEDTKIIYGYPGGAIMPVYDELYKYQDKIHHVLTRHEQGATHSAQGFARISGKVGVCIATSGPGATNLVTGIADAQIDSTPMVCITGQVFSHLLGSDAFQETDIVGISTPVTKWNCQVTKASQIPEMMAKAFYIAKSGRPGPVLIDITKDAQQEMFDFSYEKCTKVRSYFPVPKTDASSLEAAAKLINAAKKPLVVWGQGVILSEAEEAFKAVIEKAGIPSAWTILGASAIPTSHPLNVGMVGMHGNYAPNVLTNECDVLIAIGMRFDDRVTGSLNTYAKQAKVIHFEIDPAEVDKNVKTDVAVLGDAKASLELLLPMLNENKHPEWRQKFADLYAIEYEKVIKDDIHPTKEGLTMGEVIKEINIQSKGNAAIVSDVGQHQMIACRYAEFNQSKSNITSGGLGTMGFGLPAAIGAKMAAPERDVVSISGDGGYQMTIQELGTIFQQKVALKVVVLNNEFLGMVRQWQQLFFDKRYASTEMVNPNFVAIAEGYYIKAKKVTKREELAAAVEEMMASKEAYFLEVCVEKEGNVFPMIPTGASVSDIRLE is encoded by the coding sequence ATGGAAACTCAAACCATACAAAACAAACAAAACACAGCAAAAGTTACAGAAAGGATTTCTGGTAGCGAAGCAATCGTTCGATGCTTAATTGCAGAAGACACAAAAATAATTTATGGGTATCCTGGTGGAGCAATTATGCCAGTGTATGATGAGTTATATAAATATCAAGATAAAATTCATCACGTTTTAACACGTCATGAGCAAGGTGCAACACATTCTGCACAAGGGTTTGCAAGAATCTCTGGTAAAGTAGGTGTATGTATTGCAACTTCTGGTCCGGGAGCAACCAATTTAGTTACTGGTATTGCAGATGCACAAATAGACTCTACACCAATGGTGTGTATTACGGGTCAGGTGTTTTCTCATTTATTAGGAAGTGATGCGTTTCAGGAAACAGATATTGTAGGTATTTCTACACCAGTCACAAAATGGAATTGTCAGGTTACCAAAGCATCTCAAATTCCAGAAATGATGGCAAAAGCTTTTTACATTGCAAAAAGCGGAAGACCAGGACCTGTTTTAATTGATATTACAAAAGATGCACAACAAGAAATGTTCGATTTTTCGTATGAAAAATGTACGAAGGTTAGAAGTTATTTTCCAGTTCCAAAAACAGATGCTTCCTCTTTAGAAGCGGCTGCAAAATTAATTAATGCCGCTAAAAAGCCATTAGTGGTTTGGGGGCAAGGAGTAATTTTAAGTGAAGCAGAAGAAGCGTTTAAAGCTGTAATTGAAAAAGCCGGAATACCTTCTGCTTGGACAATTTTAGGAGCTTCTGCAATTCCTACTTCACATCCATTAAATGTGGGGATGGTTGGTATGCACGGTAATTATGCACCAAATGTTTTAACTAACGAGTGTGACGTTTTAATTGCTATTGGTATGCGTTTCGATGATCGTGTTACTGGGAGTTTAAATACGTATGCTAAACAGGCTAAAGTAATTCATTTTGAAATTGATCCTGCTGAAGTAGATAAAAATGTAAAAACAGATGTAGCTGTTTTAGGTGATGCAAAAGCAAGCTTAGAATTATTGTTACCGATGTTAAACGAAAATAAGCATCCAGAATGGCGTCAAAAATTTGCAGATTTATACGCTATTGAGTATGAAAAAGTAATTAAAGACGATATTCATCCAACGAAAGAAGGATTGACAATGGGTGAGGTTATAAAAGAAATCAACATTCAGAGTAAGGGAAATGCGGCAATCGTAAGTGATGTTGGTCAACATCAAATGATTGCTTGTAGATATGCTGAATTCAATCAGTCAAAAAGTAATATTACTTCTGGTGGTTTAGGTACCATGGGCTTTGGTTTGCCAGCAGCAATTGGAGCTAAAATGGCAGCTCCAGAAAGAGATGTAGTTTCAATTTCTGGAGATGGTGGTTACCAAATGACAATTCAAGAATTAGGTACTATTTTCCAGCAGAAAGTTGCTTTAAAAGTAGTGGTCTTAAATAATGAGTTCTTAGGAATGGTACGTCAATGGCAACAATTATTTTTTGACAAACGCTATGCGTCAACAGAAATGGTAAATCCAAACTTTGTAGCTATTGCAGAAGGGTATTATATAAAAGCAAAGAAAGTTACTAAACGAGAAGAATTGGCTGCGGCAGTTGAAGAAATGATGGCAAGTAAAGAAGCTTACTTTTTAGAAGTTTGTGTAGAAAAAGAAGGAAATGTTTTTCCTATGATTCCTACGGGAGCAAGTGTTTCAGACATTAGACTAGAGTAA